Proteins encoded together in one Eubalaena glacialis isolate mEubGla1 chromosome 7, mEubGla1.1.hap2.+ XY, whole genome shotgun sequence window:
- the TFAP2A gene encoding transcription factor AP-2-alpha isoform X2 — translation MSILAKMGDWQDRHDGTSNGTARLPQLGTVGQSPYTSAPPLSHTPNADFQPPYFPPPYQPIYPQSQDPYSHVNDPYSLNPLHAQPQPQHPGWPGQRQSQESGLLHAHRGLPHQLSGLDPRRDYRRHEDLLHGPHGLGSGLGDLPIHSLPHAIEDVPHVEDPGINIPDQTVIKKGPVSLSKSNSNAVSAIPINKDNLFGGVVNPNEVFCSVPGRLSLLSSTSKYKVTVAEVQRRLSPPECLNASLLGGVLRRAKSKNGGRSLREKLDKIGLNLPAGRRKAANVTLLTSLVEGEAVHLARDFGYVCETEFPAKAVAEFLNRQHSDPNEQVTRKNMLLATKQICKEFTDLLAQDRSPLGNSRPNPILEPGIQSCLTHFNLISHGFGSPAVCAAVTALQNYLTEALKAMDKMYLSNNPNSHTDSSAKSSDKEEKHRK, via the exons ATGTCCATACTTGCCAAAATGGGGGACTGGCAG GACCGTCACGACGGCACCAGCAACGGGACGGCACGGTTGCCCCAGCTGGGCACTGTAGGTCAATCTCCCTACACGAGCGCCCCGCCGCTGTCCCACACCCCCAATGCCGACTTCCAGCCCCCCTACTTCCCCCCGCCCTACCAGCCTATCTACCCCCAGTCGCAAGACCCTTACTCCCACGTCAACGACCCCTACAGCCTGAACCCACTGCACGCCCAGCCGCAGCCGCAGCACCCGGGCTGGCCCggccagaggcagagccaggagtcTGGGCTCCTGCACGCGCACCGGGGGCTGCCCCACCAGCTGTCGGGCCTGGATCCCCGCAGGGACTACCGGCGGCACGAAGACCTCCTGCACGGCCCCCATGGGCTCGGCTCAGGACTCGGAGACCTCCCGATCCACTCCTTACCTCACGCCATCGAGGACGTTCCG CATGTAGAAGACCCGGGTATTAACATCCCAGATCAAACTGTAATTAAGAAAG GCCCCGTGTCCCTGTCCAAGTCCAACAGCAACGCCGTCTCCGCCATCCCCATCAACAAGGACAACCTCTTCGGCGGCGTCGTGAACCCCAACGAAGTCTTTTGTTCAGTTCCGGGTCGTCTCTCGCTCCTCAGCTCCACCTCGAAGTACAAGGTCACGGTGGCGGAAGTACAGCGGCGCCTCTCACCGCCGGAGTGTCTCAACGCTTCGCTGCTGGGCGGAGTGCTGCGGAG GGCGAAGTCTAAAAATGGAGGAAGATCTTTAAgagaaaaactggacaaaataggATTAAATCTGCCAGCAGGGAGGCGTAAAGCTGCCAATGTCACCCTGCTCACATCACTAGTGGAGG GAGAGGCCGTCCACCTCGCCAGGGACTTTGGGTATGTGTGCGAAACTGAATTTCCTGCCAAAGCAGTAGCTGAATTTCTCAACCGACAACATTCCGATCCCAATGAGCAAGTGACAAGAAAAAACATGCTCCTGGCTACAAA ACAGATATGCAAGGAGTTCACCGACCTGCTGGCTCAGGACCGATCTCCCCTGGGGAACTCGAGGCCCAACCCCATCCTGGAGCCCGGCATCCAGAGCTGCTTGACCCACTTCAACCTCATCTCCCACGGCTTCGGCAGCCCGGCGGTGTGCGCCGCGGTCACGGCCCTGCAGAACTATCTCACCGAGGCCCTGAAGGCCATGGACAAAATGTACCTCAGCAACAACCCGAACAGCCACACGGACAGCAGCGCCAAAAGCAGTGACAAAGAGGAGAAACACAGAAAGTGA
- the TFAP2A gene encoding transcription factor AP-2-alpha isoform X1 has product MKMLWKLTDNIKYEDCEDRHDGTSNGTARLPQLGTVGQSPYTSAPPLSHTPNADFQPPYFPPPYQPIYPQSQDPYSHVNDPYSLNPLHAQPQPQHPGWPGQRQSQESGLLHAHRGLPHQLSGLDPRRDYRRHEDLLHGPHGLGSGLGDLPIHSLPHAIEDVPHVEDPGINIPDQTVIKKGPVSLSKSNSNAVSAIPINKDNLFGGVVNPNEVFCSVPGRLSLLSSTSKYKVTVAEVQRRLSPPECLNASLLGGVLRRAKSKNGGRSLREKLDKIGLNLPAGRRKAANVTLLTSLVEGEAVHLARDFGYVCETEFPAKAVAEFLNRQHSDPNEQVTRKNMLLATKQICKEFTDLLAQDRSPLGNSRPNPILEPGIQSCLTHFNLISHGFGSPAVCAAVTALQNYLTEALKAMDKMYLSNNPNSHTDSSAKSSDKEEKHRK; this is encoded by the exons ATGAAAATGCTTTGGAAACTGACGGATAATATCAAGTACGAGGACTGCGAG GACCGTCACGACGGCACCAGCAACGGGACGGCACGGTTGCCCCAGCTGGGCACTGTAGGTCAATCTCCCTACACGAGCGCCCCGCCGCTGTCCCACACCCCCAATGCCGACTTCCAGCCCCCCTACTTCCCCCCGCCCTACCAGCCTATCTACCCCCAGTCGCAAGACCCTTACTCCCACGTCAACGACCCCTACAGCCTGAACCCACTGCACGCCCAGCCGCAGCCGCAGCACCCGGGCTGGCCCggccagaggcagagccaggagtcTGGGCTCCTGCACGCGCACCGGGGGCTGCCCCACCAGCTGTCGGGCCTGGATCCCCGCAGGGACTACCGGCGGCACGAAGACCTCCTGCACGGCCCCCATGGGCTCGGCTCAGGACTCGGAGACCTCCCGATCCACTCCTTACCTCACGCCATCGAGGACGTTCCG CATGTAGAAGACCCGGGTATTAACATCCCAGATCAAACTGTAATTAAGAAAG GCCCCGTGTCCCTGTCCAAGTCCAACAGCAACGCCGTCTCCGCCATCCCCATCAACAAGGACAACCTCTTCGGCGGCGTCGTGAACCCCAACGAAGTCTTTTGTTCAGTTCCGGGTCGTCTCTCGCTCCTCAGCTCCACCTCGAAGTACAAGGTCACGGTGGCGGAAGTACAGCGGCGCCTCTCACCGCCGGAGTGTCTCAACGCTTCGCTGCTGGGCGGAGTGCTGCGGAG GGCGAAGTCTAAAAATGGAGGAAGATCTTTAAgagaaaaactggacaaaataggATTAAATCTGCCAGCAGGGAGGCGTAAAGCTGCCAATGTCACCCTGCTCACATCACTAGTGGAGG GAGAGGCCGTCCACCTCGCCAGGGACTTTGGGTATGTGTGCGAAACTGAATTTCCTGCCAAAGCAGTAGCTGAATTTCTCAACCGACAACATTCCGATCCCAATGAGCAAGTGACAAGAAAAAACATGCTCCTGGCTACAAA ACAGATATGCAAGGAGTTCACCGACCTGCTGGCTCAGGACCGATCTCCCCTGGGGAACTCGAGGCCCAACCCCATCCTGGAGCCCGGCATCCAGAGCTGCTTGACCCACTTCAACCTCATCTCCCACGGCTTCGGCAGCCCGGCGGTGTGCGCCGCGGTCACGGCCCTGCAGAACTATCTCACCGAGGCCCTGAAGGCCATGGACAAAATGTACCTCAGCAACAACCCGAACAGCCACACGGACAGCAGCGCCAAAAGCAGTGACAAAGAGGAGAAACACAGAAAGTGA
- the TFAP2A gene encoding transcription factor AP-2-alpha isoform X3 — MLVHSFSAMDRHDGTSNGTARLPQLGTVGQSPYTSAPPLSHTPNADFQPPYFPPPYQPIYPQSQDPYSHVNDPYSLNPLHAQPQPQHPGWPGQRQSQESGLLHAHRGLPHQLSGLDPRRDYRRHEDLLHGPHGLGSGLGDLPIHSLPHAIEDVPHVEDPGINIPDQTVIKKGPVSLSKSNSNAVSAIPINKDNLFGGVVNPNEVFCSVPGRLSLLSSTSKYKVTVAEVQRRLSPPECLNASLLGGVLRRAKSKNGGRSLREKLDKIGLNLPAGRRKAANVTLLTSLVEGEAVHLARDFGYVCETEFPAKAVAEFLNRQHSDPNEQVTRKNMLLATKQICKEFTDLLAQDRSPLGNSRPNPILEPGIQSCLTHFNLISHGFGSPAVCAAVTALQNYLTEALKAMDKMYLSNNPNSHTDSSAKSSDKEEKHRK, encoded by the exons ATGTTAGTTCACAGTTTTTCAGCTATG GACCGTCACGACGGCACCAGCAACGGGACGGCACGGTTGCCCCAGCTGGGCACTGTAGGTCAATCTCCCTACACGAGCGCCCCGCCGCTGTCCCACACCCCCAATGCCGACTTCCAGCCCCCCTACTTCCCCCCGCCCTACCAGCCTATCTACCCCCAGTCGCAAGACCCTTACTCCCACGTCAACGACCCCTACAGCCTGAACCCACTGCACGCCCAGCCGCAGCCGCAGCACCCGGGCTGGCCCggccagaggcagagccaggagtcTGGGCTCCTGCACGCGCACCGGGGGCTGCCCCACCAGCTGTCGGGCCTGGATCCCCGCAGGGACTACCGGCGGCACGAAGACCTCCTGCACGGCCCCCATGGGCTCGGCTCAGGACTCGGAGACCTCCCGATCCACTCCTTACCTCACGCCATCGAGGACGTTCCG CATGTAGAAGACCCGGGTATTAACATCCCAGATCAAACTGTAATTAAGAAAG GCCCCGTGTCCCTGTCCAAGTCCAACAGCAACGCCGTCTCCGCCATCCCCATCAACAAGGACAACCTCTTCGGCGGCGTCGTGAACCCCAACGAAGTCTTTTGTTCAGTTCCGGGTCGTCTCTCGCTCCTCAGCTCCACCTCGAAGTACAAGGTCACGGTGGCGGAAGTACAGCGGCGCCTCTCACCGCCGGAGTGTCTCAACGCTTCGCTGCTGGGCGGAGTGCTGCGGAG GGCGAAGTCTAAAAATGGAGGAAGATCTTTAAgagaaaaactggacaaaataggATTAAATCTGCCAGCAGGGAGGCGTAAAGCTGCCAATGTCACCCTGCTCACATCACTAGTGGAGG GAGAGGCCGTCCACCTCGCCAGGGACTTTGGGTATGTGTGCGAAACTGAATTTCCTGCCAAAGCAGTAGCTGAATTTCTCAACCGACAACATTCCGATCCCAATGAGCAAGTGACAAGAAAAAACATGCTCCTGGCTACAAA ACAGATATGCAAGGAGTTCACCGACCTGCTGGCTCAGGACCGATCTCCCCTGGGGAACTCGAGGCCCAACCCCATCCTGGAGCCCGGCATCCAGAGCTGCTTGACCCACTTCAACCTCATCTCCCACGGCTTCGGCAGCCCGGCGGTGTGCGCCGCGGTCACGGCCCTGCAGAACTATCTCACCGAGGCCCTGAAGGCCATGGACAAAATGTACCTCAGCAACAACCCGAACAGCCACACGGACAGCAGCGCCAAAAGCAGTGACAAAGAGGAGAAACACAGAAAGTGA